The following proteins come from a genomic window of Crassostrea angulata isolate pt1a10 chromosome 1, ASM2561291v2, whole genome shotgun sequence:
- the LOC128192055 gene encoding centromere protein V-like: protein MTTPDTLHTGGCHCDAIRFEVLAPKSLVVYNCNCSICHKKQNKHFVVPKSKFTLIKGEDNLTTYTFNTHQAKHTFCRTCGVQCFYTPRSNPDGYGVAPHCLDPGTVEHVTVENFDGQNWEQQIETSDIRSRSKE from the exons ATGACAACACCAGACACACTCCACACTGGCGGCTGCCATTGCGACGCCATCAGATTTGAAGTTTTGGCACCAAAGAGTCTTGTTGTGTACAACTGCAATTGTTCCATTTGTCACAAAAAGCAAAACAAGCACTTCGTTGTTCCTAAATCAAAGTTCACTCTCATAAAGGGCGAAGACAATTTGACCACATACACATTTAATACACACCAGGCGAAGCACACCTTCTGTAGAACGTGTGGGGTGCAATGCTTCTACACACCGAG GTCTAATCCAGATGGATACGGTGTCGCTCCACACTGTCTGGATCCTGGAACTGTAGAACATGTCACGGTGGAAAACTTTGATGGTCAGAACTGGGAACAACAGATCGAGACCTCAGAtattaggtcaaggtcaaaagaATGA